The DNA segment ATTATTGATATGAAGGTCCTATCCTCTTTTCAGAGTCATTAACtaataatttgatatttataGCTAGTTAACATGTGTAGTTAGTATGTAGTGAATACAGTGTAGAATAGAGGGGGTATATCTGGAACAATTCCGCCCGGTGTTCTCAGGAAAGCCCGGTGCACTTCAACaatgttttgcaaattttgttcCGGCAATAATACAATCGAACTCTGAAtaagaatttattaatatagATGGGTCTTTGATTCATCCTATTTTTCACTCCTATCAAAAATTGTTCgcaacaattatttataaattgctgttttatttacaggaagGAGAAACTGAGGATGATGAAGGCAATAGATCTGAAAAGAGgtaatataaatacaaacattgCCCTGGTGTAttcttaaattatatattttttcacacttCTTATAGCGAATGCTTCTTTGCCGTTAAGGACACTGTTTTGGGACTTGCTCTTAAAGATGTTCCAGCAAAAACTAATGAACGTCGCGCAAGTACAGATTCGGCGAAATCTACTAATAGCACACAAAGTAATAATTCTGATATTCAACAACACTTACAATCAATGATTGATCTACTTTACCCAGAGGAAACCTTGAAGATGGTAAAATATTCAACTGGTACATATTGTAGTattataaataactaaaatattttatttttcatataggCTGTTAAATTAGAGTCCCAACGACCGAATCGCACAAGGTATTTAGTGATTGTATCACGTTGTTGCTACCGCCCCACAACCACcgatcgaaaaaataaaattatgcgaCATAATTCGACAAAAGCGAACAATGCCATAGCATCGGCAAATATCGTTACTATGCGTCAATCGTCAGCGGATAGTATTAAACGAACGCCACAACAGCAGCAGTCACAAACGGAGTCAAGTAGTGGCGGTGAGGAGTCAACGGATGCTCAAGACAAAAATTACACCAGCGGATCTCAATCTGCGAAAGCAACTCAACGGCAGACCATAAAAAGTGATACAGAGAAAATCAGTGCCTCAGGCGATAGTAAAATTTGCGAGGATGGTGTCGAAGAATCCTGTCTACTGGGCATTGACTGTAACGAACGTACCACAATTGGACTTGTATTGCCTATACTTGCCGATACGACAATACATCTTGATGGTGATGGGTAAGTCTACAAAATGTATGCctacatattattttatattaattaaataaattttatttgcttagtgGTTTTAGCGTTTCAGTTTATGGTAAAACCCATATTTTTAAGCCTGTTTCTGTGCAAGCCATGTGGTAAGTTTATGcttatacataataatatactaATGTAAAAATCAACtaatctttaattattttttgtaaggtCTGCATTACAAACATTACATAAAGTATCGCAAAAGGCTCGTGAGAATAATTTCTATCCGCGTGGACCATCGCACGATTGGACATCATTTTATGATAGCCATATCGAATCTGAACAGTCTTGCCTGAATGAGTGGAATGCTATGGACTCAATCGAAAGCCGACGTCCCCCTTCGCCAGATGCCATAAGAAACAAGTatatcaagaaaaaatttacagttatataGCATACATTATTAATTCTAttcttatgtatttattatagaCCAACAGCAAAGGAGGAAACGGAAAGTGTTATAAAAATGAAGTTGAAGGAAATAATGATGTCAGTGGATTTAGATGAGGTTACCTCAAAATATATACGTGGTCGACTTGAAGAACTACTTGATATGGACTTAGGCGAATTCAAGTCATTCATTGATGCGGAAATGTTAACCATCTTAGGTCAAATGGATGCGCCAACAGAAATTTTCGATCATGTCTATCTTGGTTCGGAATGGAATGCCAGCAACTTGGAGGAGTTGCAAAAAAATgggtattttattatttttatattaatattccaTATCTATTGTTTACAAAAGTACCCcttattaatatgtatttattgcagTATACGCCATATACTTAATGTAACTCGCGAGATCGACAATTTCTTCCCGGGTGTATTTGATTACTTTAATGTAAGAGTATATGATGATGAAAAAACGAATTTGTTGAAACACTGGGACAACACATTTCGTTACATAACTCGTGCCAAGTCGGAAGGCTCCAAAGTACTGGTACACTGTAAAATGGGTGTCAGCCGATCGGCATCAGTGGTAATCGCTTACGCCATGAAGGCATACAACTGGGAATTTAAACATGCACTGCAACACGTTAAAGAACGCCGTAGCTGCATAAAGCCGAATAAGAATTTCCTCAATCAATTGGAAACTTACCGCGGCATGTTGGATGCAATGAAGAATAAAGAAAAACTGCAGCGCAGTAAAAGTGAGACGAATTTGAAAAGCACAAAAGACGCGCGTCTTCTGCCTGGCAGTGAGCCCACACCACTCATACAGGCCCTAAATCAATCCAAATCGAAGTCAACCGGCGGTCATGATGATGTAAGCTGTGGTGATAACGTTGTGGCTTGTACCGATGGGAACAttttgagtggcaaaagtgttGGACGATCAAAAGTTTCAGCCGCCATTAATAGTGGCGGCACAAATGAAGCCAAGCAACGTCGCCTGGTGCGTCGGTCCAGTAGCACATCACCGCAGGCGGTGCCACACGTGCCACATATGACAGTAGTAATTAAACAGCAGAGTCAATCGTTGGAAAATCTAACGCCGGAACGAAGTGTAGCAGAGGAGCCGAAGAATATGCGTTTTCCCGGAAGTAATGGCGAAAATTATAGTGTTACGCAAAATCAAGTACGCCACATACAAAAGAATGTACAACCGCCGCCACCTCCACCGCCGCCGCCTCCTTCAACCATTTCCCAACATCAGTTAcaacaaaagaaacagaaacaaCAAATAGCATCTGTACGTACTCGTGTACAGGATCTcgaaacacatacaaatacacgtAAGACGGCCGACGATCGTAGATCTCTTAACTTGCAATTCGGTCGCTCGGTTTCGCACGATACTGGCACAACAGTAACACGTATGGAAATGTTACCTTGTTATGGCGGCGACGCCACAGTGCAAACTGAGCACAGCCCCGTTTGGACATCGTCTGCAAAACTCATAACACAGACATCCAACCTGAAATCTGCTGCCGAAATTGGAGGTGGCGACGAGGCACTTGTTCAGAATAGATCAAGTATGTGTTCCGACACCACAAATGTAAGTGATGATATTGCAAATAATGTAATGGATGCATCTCCCACTGAGCCTACAAAAGAGGAGCAATTCAAATTGGACGGCAGACGTCATAGCCGCAAAACTCAGTCCTGGACTGCAATCAGTGGTACAAGTGACTTGAGTGGTGGCAGCAGAACCGGTGGTATTGTTTTAGATCGTCTCAACGTTCTGGGTGCAGGTACGAGTGCCAGCAGTTGTGCTAACAGCAAATTGGGCTCTAATAGCAGTATTGATTCGATCTCATCGAGCGTCGCATCTTCGACGACTACCACATTAGAGGAGCGAGTGATAACTCGAACCCATAGGCATCGGGATTTGC comes from the Bactrocera neohumeralis isolate Rockhampton chromosome 2, APGP_CSIRO_Bneo_wtdbg2-racon-allhic-juicebox.fasta_v2, whole genome shotgun sequence genome and includes:
- the LOC126764855 gene encoding protein phosphatase Slingshot isoform X1 gives rise to the protein MKSSTGEKRRKLRQMSMALVTVQRSPSVTGSPPQCGSEGETEDDEGNRSEKSECFFAVKDTVLGLALKDVPAKTNERRASTDSAKSTNSTQSNNSDIQQHLQSMIDLLYPEETLKMAVKLESQRPNRTRYLVIVSRCCYRPTTTDRKNKIMRHNSTKANNAIASANIVTMRQSSADSIKRTPQQQQSQTESSSGGEESTDAQDKNYTSGSQSAKATQRQTIKSDTEKISASGDSKICEDGVEESCLLGIDCNERTTIGLVLPILADTTIHLDGDGGFSVSVYGKTHIFKPVSVQAMWSALQTLHKVSQKARENNFYPRGPSHDWTSFYDSHIESEQSCLNEWNAMDSIESRRPPSPDAIRNKPTAKEETESVIKMKLKEIMMSVDLDEVTSKYIRGRLEELLDMDLGEFKSFIDAEMLTILGQMDAPTEIFDHVYLGSEWNASNLEELQKNGIRHILNVTREIDNFFPGVFDYFNVRVYDDEKTNLLKHWDNTFRYITRAKSEGSKVLVHCKMGVSRSASVVIAYAMKAYNWEFKHALQHVKERRSCIKPNKNFLNQLETYRGMLDAMKNKEKLQRSKSETNLKSTKDARLLPGSEPTPLIQALNQSKSKSTGGHDDVSCGDNVVACTDGNILSGKSVGRSKVSAAINSGGTNEAKQRRLVRRSSSTSPQAVPHVPHMTVVIKQQSQSLENLTPERSVAEEPKNMRFPGSNGENYSVTQNQVRHIQKNVQPPPPPPPPPPSTISQHQLQQKKQKQQIASVRTRVQDLETHTNTRKTADDRRSLNLQFGRSVSHDTGTTVTRMEMLPCYGGDATVQTEHSPVWTSSAKLITQTSNLKSAAEIGGGDEALVQNRSSMCSDTTNVSDDIANNVMDASPTEPTKEEQFKLDGRRHSRKTQSWTAISGTSDLSGGSRTGGIVLDRLNVLGAGTSASSCANSKLGSNSSIDSISSSVASSTTTTLEERVITRTHRHRDLPSRHASWGSGDTRSAVPVRNSSWSAYDSNRNSCQYGGGAILEGQIHELNINKSNKTATQIYQSGSMQYQHQHHVGTVKRTKQKLEQCGSTGNNHTLKKLCSENGERSSDETTVANSAKRIAKGAINLFRSASAAGSTRTRCPPYRCNSVEIVPGVTSTSTGGSNAGADVLACQMVMRRSDGSRPLHNDLFSASSAPESYTISDIENKNMLPPESDTVTTLISGVDEDEEIVLMRGNVGSGANITDQRISGTVQILKKSFEAKAGSGNSGSGATSGNVLQIQTAVLPAKKGHHSLPSSPVAQHADPHHSRQHNPQIALTADVTTTASTTHSLTAAPLCETETAPEMVDTTSSTINAITQSIFTPVSTASTTMSVASSSSSTSSTSSSMSDPYVDRNVKVLVHKYQTPTPIMPTSKQDCVVGSNPISSNMSFSSPSSSSSCSVPTTLASIASSTSHSKPRRHSYYESGGHASHKSISMGSSRTGGAIGGRLSHHEYSDGRPPPAPAKTTQSSHGNNSQPPLGDNAQQQPQLQQQQHQRRLQQHGRTHPLSRLTLPKQSFNTAAYNTM
- the LOC126764855 gene encoding protein phosphatase Slingshot isoform X2; amino-acid sequence: MKFVKIIIEGETEDDEGNRSEKSECFFAVKDTVLGLALKDVPAKTNERRASTDSAKSTNSTQSNNSDIQQHLQSMIDLLYPEETLKMAVKLESQRPNRTRYLVIVSRCCYRPTTTDRKNKIMRHNSTKANNAIASANIVTMRQSSADSIKRTPQQQQSQTESSSGGEESTDAQDKNYTSGSQSAKATQRQTIKSDTEKISASGDSKICEDGVEESCLLGIDCNERTTIGLVLPILADTTIHLDGDGGFSVSVYGKTHIFKPVSVQAMWSALQTLHKVSQKARENNFYPRGPSHDWTSFYDSHIESEQSCLNEWNAMDSIESRRPPSPDAIRNKPTAKEETESVIKMKLKEIMMSVDLDEVTSKYIRGRLEELLDMDLGEFKSFIDAEMLTILGQMDAPTEIFDHVYLGSEWNASNLEELQKNGIRHILNVTREIDNFFPGVFDYFNVRVYDDEKTNLLKHWDNTFRYITRAKSEGSKVLVHCKMGVSRSASVVIAYAMKAYNWEFKHALQHVKERRSCIKPNKNFLNQLETYRGMLDAMKNKEKLQRSKSETNLKSTKDARLLPGSEPTPLIQALNQSKSKSTGGHDDVSCGDNVVACTDGNILSGKSVGRSKVSAAINSGGTNEAKQRRLVRRSSSTSPQAVPHVPHMTVVIKQQSQSLENLTPERSVAEEPKNMRFPGSNGENYSVTQNQVRHIQKNVQPPPPPPPPPPSTISQHQLQQKKQKQQIASVRTRVQDLETHTNTRKTADDRRSLNLQFGRSVSHDTGTTVTRMEMLPCYGGDATVQTEHSPVWTSSAKLITQTSNLKSAAEIGGGDEALVQNRSSMCSDTTNVSDDIANNVMDASPTEPTKEEQFKLDGRRHSRKTQSWTAISGTSDLSGGSRTGGIVLDRLNVLGAGTSASSCANSKLGSNSSIDSISSSVASSTTTTLEERVITRTHRHRDLPSRHASWGSGDTRSAVPVRNSSWSAYDSNRNSCQYGGGAILEGQIHELNINKSNKTATQIYQSGSMQYQHQHHVGTVKRTKQKLEQCGSTGNNHTLKKLCSENGERSSDETTVANSAKRIAKGAINLFRSASAAGSTRTRCPPYRCNSVEIVPGVTSTSTGGSNAGADVLACQMVMRRSDGSRPLHNDLFSASSAPESYTISDIENKNMLPPESDTVTTLISGVDEDEEIVLMRGNVGSGANITDQRISGTVQILKKSFEAKAGSGNSGSGATSGNVLQIQTAVLPAKKGHHSLPSSPVAQHADPHHSRQHNPQIALTADVTTTASTTHSLTAAPLCETETAPEMVDTTSSTINAITQSIFTPVSTASTTMSVASSSSSTSSTSSSMSDPYVDRNVKVLVHKYQTPTPIMPTSKQDCVVGSNPISSNMSFSSPSSSSSCSVPTTLASIASSTSHSKPRRHSYYESGGHASHKSISMGSSRTGGAIGGRLSHHEYSDGRPPPAPAKTTQSSHGNNSQPPLGDNAQQQPQLQQQQHQRRLQQHGRTHPLSRLTLPKQSFNTAAYNTM